In Fusibacter sp. A1, the following are encoded in one genomic region:
- a CDS encoding mechanosensitive ion channel family protein yields the protein MLFETFTGILETLNVSRAVIDNWSELLFIGLLILFSLLTYWITKSYLLKKLEVYILNNKFKFDDILLESQVFSRTAQILPAILIYLGATSLPTYSGVIQKVMGLYLIVLTVYITDAVLNAVNSIYRTYEVSKQRPIKSYLQVIKIVVYIFGFIGFAASVMGKSPVYILSGIGAMTAVLMLIFKDSILGLVAGIQLSVNDMVRIGDWIEMPKYNADGDVIDITLNTVKVENFDKTITTIPTYTLISDSFKNWRGMSQSGGRRIKRSLHMDMESIKFCDEKMLKKFERITNLSEYINEKNDEITKYNSALDADDLIQVNGRNLTNIGVFRAYVQHYLKNHPKVHKHMTVMARQLAPTEKGIAIEVYCFTNDTNWANYEGVQADIFDHLIAILSTFELRVYQSPSGYDMQKMGCN from the coding sequence ATGCTATTTGAAACTTTTACGGGTATCTTAGAAACATTAAACGTATCAAGGGCTGTGATTGATAATTGGTCTGAACTGCTGTTCATCGGATTGCTGATTCTATTCAGTTTGTTGACCTATTGGATTACAAAGAGCTATCTGCTGAAGAAGCTTGAAGTCTATATTTTAAATAACAAGTTCAAATTTGATGACATTCTGCTTGAATCTCAGGTGTTTTCAAGAACGGCACAGATCCTACCTGCGATACTTATCTATTTAGGCGCTACCTCACTGCCTACCTACAGCGGTGTAATTCAAAAGGTGATGGGGCTTTATCTGATTGTGCTCACGGTGTATATCACTGATGCCGTGCTCAATGCGGTCAACTCGATCTACAGGACTTATGAAGTATCTAAACAAAGGCCTATAAAGAGCTATTTGCAGGTGATAAAAATCGTTGTCTATATCTTTGGATTCATCGGTTTTGCAGCAAGCGTCATGGGCAAGAGTCCTGTATATATTTTAAGCGGTATCGGAGCGATGACTGCTGTGCTGATGCTGATTTTTAAAGATTCTATTTTAGGACTAGTTGCAGGGATTCAGCTATCTGTCAATGATATGGTCAGAATAGGCGACTGGATCGAGATGCCTAAATATAACGCGGACGGCGATGTCATCGACATCACACTCAACACGGTGAAGGTGGAAAACTTCGATAAGACAATCACGACGATTCCTACCTATACCTTGATTTCAGATTCGTTCAAAAACTGGCGCGGAATGTCTCAAAGCGGTGGCAGAAGGATCAAACGCAGCCTGCATATGGATATGGAAAGCATCAAGTTCTGTGACGAAAAAATGCTTAAAAAGTTTGAAAGGATAACCAATTTAAGTGAGTATATCAATGAGAAAAACGATGAGATCACAAAATACAACAGCGCACTTGATGCAGATGACTTGATACAGGTAAACGGCAGAAACCTGACCAATATTGGTGTCTTTCGGGCGTATGTTCAGCACTATTTAAAAAATCACCCTAAAGTTCACAAGCATATGACTGTAATGGCAAGACAACTTGCACCCACTGAAAAGGGAATCGCCATAGAGGTGTATTGTTTTACAAATGATACGAACTGGGCAAACTACGAAGGTGTTCAAGCTGACATATTCGATCACCTGATCGCTATACTAAGTACGTTCGAGTTGAGGGTGTACCAGTCACCGAGCGGTTATGACATGCAGAAGATGGGATGCAATTAG
- a CDS encoding GNAT family N-acetyltransferase, producing the protein MKHESIVVTLKDRELEHVKVFWEEMKDDELKKLCPMTDYSLDDAIKLYEHTKKAGSSSFGKSIYAEDTYIGDVWCYSVDEVEHRNCFVSIVIFDKSYWHKGLGTVALDEFMKLIESKYDIDRICAYTYATNTASIRLLEKVGFKIKSAFEEDGVASVYYEYHL; encoded by the coding sequence ATGAAACATGAATCTATTGTTGTGACCTTGAAAGACCGAGAACTGGAACATGTGAAAGTGTTTTGGGAAGAAATGAAGGATGATGAACTTAAAAAGCTATGCCCTATGACAGACTACTCGCTCGATGACGCCATCAAGCTTTATGAACACACAAAAAAAGCAGGGTCGAGCAGTTTTGGTAAGTCGATCTATGCGGAGGACACCTATATCGGCGATGTATGGTGCTATTCGGTGGATGAAGTGGAGCACAGAAACTGCTTTGTCAGCATCGTGATCTTTGATAAAAGCTACTGGCATAAGGGGCTTGGCACTGTAGCCTTAGATGAGTTTATGAAGTTAATCGAATCAAAGTACGATATCGATAGGATTTGTGCCTATACCTACGCGACTAACACAGCGTCGATACGACTGCTTGAAAAGGTTGGATTTAAAATCAAAAGCGCTTTTGAAGAAGACGGTGTTGCTTCAGTTTACTATGAATATCACTTATAA
- a CDS encoding nitroreductase family protein has translation MKHEISLDAVKIRKSVRTFTGESLTEKDKTLIKEYLENIDNLSGIHGNTIKIRLIETKDRAISKIGTYGIIKNAPAYLVVTSVNTKDAMFDCGYVVERFLLFLADHGLGTCWLGGTFNRSKLTEQIQLSEDEMVPIITPVGYGHHKRSLSDKLIRNLAKGDDRLDFDGLFFKDAFNQGIKDQELRETLENVRLAPSASNKQPWRVLVDSKGNAHFYIKRTPNYAGEKLGYDIQWLDMGIAASHYELALKNLSFRVEEPILDGTPQDFEYVITGYSVN, from the coding sequence ATGAAACATGAAATTTCGCTTGATGCGGTTAAGATTCGTAAATCGGTACGTACGTTCACAGGTGAGTCATTGACTGAGAAGGATAAAACATTAATCAAGGAGTATTTAGAGAATATAGATAATCTTAGCGGGATTCATGGCAATACAATTAAAATTCGTCTAATAGAAACAAAGGACAGAGCAATTAGTAAAATTGGAACCTATGGAATCATTAAGAACGCACCAGCGTATTTGGTGGTAACTTCGGTCAATACAAAAGATGCAATGTTTGACTGTGGTTACGTTGTAGAACGATTCTTGTTGTTCTTAGCAGATCATGGTCTAGGGACATGCTGGCTGGGTGGTACGTTCAATCGTTCTAAACTAACCGAACAGATACAATTATCAGAGGATGAAATGGTACCGATCATCACACCAGTCGGTTATGGCCATCATAAACGATCACTTAGTGATAAGTTGATTAGGAACCTGGCTAAAGGTGATGACAGATTGGACTTTGATGGCTTGTTTTTTAAAGATGCTTTCAATCAAGGCATTAAAGATCAAGAGCTAAGAGAAACACTCGAAAACGTTCGTCTAGCACCGAGCGCATCCAACAAGCAGCCTTGGCGAGTGCTTGTTGATAGTAAAGGAAATGCACATTTTTATATTAAGCGCACACCAAACTACGCTGGTGAAAAACTTGGTTATGATATTCAGTGGCTAGATATGGGAATTGCGGCATCCCATTATGAACTTGCTTTAAAGAATTTAAGCTTTAGGGTAGAGGAGCCTATACTTGATGGCACACCACAGGACTTTGAATATGTCATTACAGGTTACTCGGTAAATTAA
- a CDS encoding O-acetyl-ADP-ribose deacetylase, producing the protein MPFKLIQSDITDLKVDAIVNAANASLLGGGGVDGAIHRAAGAGLLAECRTLGGCKTGQAKITKGYNLPAKYVIHTVGPIWQGGDKDEEGLLRSCYQSSLELAVEYKLSSIAFPLISSGIYGYPKDKAIKVAEAVIGEFLQRHELMVYLVIYNRRSFKLPEKTFTAINAFIDNRYVDEYRIFDRSEAHKVGMLYESKMIQTESVDEQASKEALRSLTDLMAELQETFSERLLRLIDLKGKTDVESYKRANVDRKLFSKIRSDKHYKPSKSTVIAFSIALELNLDETKDLLQKAGFALSRSSKFDLIIEYFINEENYDLYEINEALFAFDQPLLG; encoded by the coding sequence ATGCCATTTAAACTTATACAATCAGATATTACAGACCTTAAGGTCGACGCTATTGTGAACGCTGCAAACGCATCGCTTCTTGGCGGAGGAGGTGTGGACGGTGCGATCCATCGTGCGGCAGGCGCCGGGCTGCTTGCGGAGTGCAGAACGCTTGGTGGCTGCAAGACTGGACAGGCTAAGATAACAAAAGGCTATAACCTACCGGCAAAGTACGTGATTCACACTGTCGGGCCAATTTGGCAGGGCGGAGATAAGGATGAAGAAGGACTGTTGAGGTCATGTTATCAAAGTTCACTTGAACTGGCTGTCGAGTACAAGTTGAGCAGCATCGCCTTTCCTTTGATCTCATCGGGTATCTACGGTTATCCGAAAGACAAGGCGATCAAGGTTGCGGAAGCTGTTATAGGTGAATTTTTACAGCGTCATGAGCTAATGGTCTATCTTGTCATTTATAACAGAAGATCATTCAAGCTGCCTGAAAAGACATTCACTGCTATCAATGCCTTTATCGATAATCGATATGTGGATGAGTACAGGATTTTTGATCGAAGCGAAGCGCATAAAGTAGGCATGTTATATGAGTCTAAAATGATTCAAACGGAATCAGTAGACGAGCAGGCCAGTAAAGAAGCCCTCAGAAGTCTGACGGATCTCATGGCAGAACTTCAGGAGACTTTTTCGGAACGGCTCTTAAGGCTGATCGATCTTAAGGGAAAGACGGATGTCGAGAGCTATAAGCGTGCCAATGTCGACCGTAAGCTCTTTTCAAAAATAAGGAGCGATAAGCACTATAAGCCGAGCAAGTCGACGGTGATCGCTTTTTCGATCGCTCTTGAGCTTAATTTGGATGAAACAAAGGATCTTTTGCAGAAGGCAGGCTTTGCCCTGTCCAGAAGCAGCAAGTTCGACCTGATCATCGAATACTTTATCAACGAAGAGAATTATGATCTTTATGAGATCAATGAAGCGCTCTTTGCTTTCGACCAGCCTCTCTTGGGGTGA
- a CDS encoding LysE family transporter — MFNLTAFLSYAVVVIFTPGPNNIISLALANKIGFKKAVNYPIGVMIGFFILLLLSSFFNLLLANLIPAIRNYMGILGALYMLLLAYKILVSQNGSDKNEEVKSQGLILYGISMQFMNPKAILFAVTIVAGFITPYFSSAVHYLGFSILLALLAFVSTIAWATFGSVFKKFLTKFQRQFNLVMVMLLVYSALNIAGLI, encoded by the coding sequence ATGTTTAACCTTACTGCATTTTTATCTTATGCTGTGGTAGTGATCTTCACTCCAGGACCAAACAACATCATCTCGCTTGCACTTGCCAACAAGATCGGGTTCAAAAAAGCTGTCAACTATCCTATCGGAGTCATGATCGGTTTTTTCATACTACTGCTTCTCTCTAGTTTTTTCAATTTACTACTCGCAAATCTGATCCCTGCGATAAGGAATTATATGGGTATTCTCGGAGCGCTTTATATGCTCCTATTAGCCTATAAGATTCTAGTCAGTCAAAATGGTTCGGATAAAAACGAAGAAGTTAAGTCACAGGGGCTTATCCTCTATGGCATAAGCATGCAGTTTATGAACCCTAAAGCCATCCTATTTGCAGTGACCATTGTCGCGGGCTTCATTACGCCTTACTTTTCATCAGCTGTCCATTATTTAGGATTCTCAATTTTACTAGCATTACTGGCATTTGTTTCAACCATCGCATGGGCGACTTTTGGCTCGGTTTTTAAGAAGTTTCTCACAAAATTTCAGCGTCAGTTTAACCTTGTCATGGTAATGCTTTTAGTCTATAGCGCACTGAACATCGCAGGTTTGATATGA
- a CDS encoding vWA domain-containing protein has translation MKKDLTELIFILDRSGSMSGLESDTIGGYNAMLAKQAKVTGEVIITTVLFDDEYELLHDRINLRGVKPITEKEYFVRGSTALLDAVGKSIQKIVNVQSNTSEDEKAEKVLFVITTDGLENASREYSYKKIKAMIEKQKKRYDWEFIFLGANIDAVSEAEKFGIYSNRAAQFHNDKKGIELNYQAVSEAICELRSNRSISEDWKRKIDKDYSKRK, from the coding sequence ATGAAAAAGGATTTAACAGAACTGATCTTTATTTTGGACCGAAGCGGATCGATGAGCGGGCTAGAGAGTGACACGATCGGCGGATACAACGCAATGCTTGCAAAACAAGCAAAGGTGACTGGAGAGGTGATCATTACTACGGTTTTGTTTGATGATGAATATGAACTTTTACATGATCGAATCAACCTAAGGGGGGTAAAGCCGATCACAGAAAAAGAGTACTTTGTCAGAGGCTCCACAGCCCTGCTTGATGCCGTTGGCAAATCCATTCAAAAAATCGTAAATGTCCAGAGCAACACCTCGGAGGACGAGAAAGCGGAGAAAGTTTTATTTGTGATCACTACAGATGGACTCGAGAATGCAAGCAGGGAATACTCCTATAAAAAGATCAAGGCGATGATTGAAAAACAAAAGAAGCGTTATGATTGGGAGTTTATCTTTTTAGGTGCCAACATCGATGCGGTTTCAGAAGCTGAAAAGTTTGGAATCTACAGCAACCGCGCAGCGCAGTTCCATAACGACAAGAAAGGAATCGAACTCAATTACCAGGCGGTCAGCGAAGCCATTTGCGAACTTCGATCAAACAGGTCCATATCGGAAGATTGGAAGCGTAAAATTGATAAGGATTATAGCAAGAGGAAGTAA